The following coding sequences are from one Paenibacillus sp. FSL R5-0912 window:
- the qoxD gene encoding cytochrome aa3 quinol oxidase subunit IV, which produces MMKQLFPIRHVMGYLASLVLSAAALIVIYGDLSSGANMAVLLITALIQASLQLFVFMHIGESADSKKELYINIAYALFVGLVTIFGTLFIFVWGWYS; this is translated from the coding sequence ATGATGAAGCAACTGTTCCCAATTCGCCATGTGATGGGTTATCTGGCCTCTCTGGTCCTTTCTGCCGCTGCGCTGATTGTCATCTACGGAGATCTCTCCTCCGGGGCCAATATGGCCGTGCTGCTGATTACAGCGCTTATCCAGGCCTCTCTGCAGCTATTTGTATTCATGCACATCGGGGAATCGGCAGACTCCAAGAAAGAGCTGTACATCAACATCGCCTATGCACTGTTCGTGGGTCTGGTTACCATCTTCGGAACCCTGTTCATCTTCGTGTGGGGCTGGTACTCTTAA
- the qoxA gene encoding cytochrome aa3 quinol oxidase subunit II, producing MKKKGPLYALFLSLILLLPGCSSIAVLNPKGPSARTLSDTIILSIVVMLGVLAVVYILYIFVLVKYRAKKSNEGYIPEHEEGNKVLEAIWIIIPIIIVAFLSVVTVKTTTEVENVAADYKDQTPLVIYASSSNWKWHFSYPEEGIETVNYVNMPVHRAVEFRMYSFGTITSLWIPQLAGQKYAMSDMLTTLHLSADTEGSYIGKNANFSGKGFAHMEFEALVMSSKDYDEWVNDVKETAPELTEDEFKGLLATDFLGRKTYSSTHLEFSPPPGDHSEHMSGNGSEMDMDNGSEEHQDNKEIHPSPVPSSGTEFDSEPDPEVEQPLPSSPVDAETHEGN from the coding sequence ATGAAAAAAAAGGGACCGTTATACGCTTTGTTTCTAAGCCTGATCCTTCTCCTGCCGGGATGCAGCTCGATCGCTGTTCTGAACCCGAAGGGGCCGTCTGCAAGGACGTTATCGGATACCATCATTCTCTCCATTGTTGTAATGCTTGGTGTTCTGGCAGTTGTCTACATCTTATATATCTTTGTACTGGTTAAGTACCGGGCGAAGAAGAGTAACGAGGGTTACATTCCTGAACACGAGGAGGGCAACAAGGTACTTGAAGCGATCTGGATTATTATCCCGATCATTATCGTCGCCTTCCTGTCAGTTGTAACCGTCAAGACAACTACCGAAGTCGAGAACGTGGCCGCGGACTATAAAGATCAGACACCGCTGGTCATTTACGCTTCATCCTCCAACTGGAAATGGCATTTCAGCTATCCGGAGGAAGGCATTGAAACGGTTAACTACGTGAATATGCCTGTGCATCGTGCAGTTGAATTCAGAATGTACTCATTCGGCACCATTACCAGCCTATGGATTCCACAGCTTGCCGGACAAAAGTACGCCATGAGTGACATGCTCACCACGCTTCACCTGTCAGCTGATACCGAAGGCTCTTATATTGGAAAGAATGCCAACTTCAGCGGTAAAGGCTTTGCCCACATGGAATTTGAAGCGCTTGTTATGAGCAGCAAGGATTACGACGAATGGGTGAATGACGTCAAGGAAACCGCGCCAGAGCTTACAGAGGATGAATTCAAAGGCCTGCTCGCCACGGACTTCCTCGGACGTAAAACTTATTCCTCGACCCACTTAGAGTTCAGTCCTCCCCCTGGAGACCACAGTGAACACATGAGTGGTAACGGAAGTGAAATGGACATGGACAACGGCAGTGAGGAGCATCAGGATAACAAAGAAATCCATCCTTCTCCTGTGCCGTCCAGCGGAACCGAATTTGACAGCGAACCTGATCCGGAAGTCGAACAGCCGCTGCCAAGCTCACCCGTAGATGCCGAGACTCATGAAGGCAACTAG
- a CDS encoding methyl-accepting chemotaxis protein, translated as MRHLKIKHKMTLLIAVIVVLLIGIGTTGIMTTSRMADRSRETYEQNLLPIYLITEIRGNNRAIESFLLEDLITRDAAKSQELKAAIETNITTNNELIEQLKTVEFSNDKIAANINEYLLLLPDYRSQRDNIIHLADNSLNDEGYQVFSGGAFSESRRTMVKLLEDTAALFVEDASAHNEDTVASAKSSITLSGILITVAWVLSIVISIMITRLITKPLKELQQLMKRAEDGDLTAAASYQSKDEIGQINTSFNTMLEGLQNMMRGVSESAEILSASSEEMSASAEQTAHASQMIAETSSEIAAGFDVQAESIARTARSVRTMTYDITEARHSGNEMNGLMAQAASSTDRGAEAVERILIQMREIDSSVSASQSIVGSLGSLSEEINTIITTINDIATQTNLLSLNASIEAARAGEHGRGFAVVAGEIRKLAEATGRSSLQITEIITHIRKQTESAVESMELGSGIVSHGVAQSEVVSAAFTEIQTSIQAASEQMELITEVIGHVAQESEGVTQAMAQVDEISRKGAGDVQDTSAASEQQLTAMGEMSSSAQYLATLAEDLQKHLARFKL; from the coding sequence ATGAGACATCTGAAGATTAAGCATAAAATGACTTTGCTGATTGCAGTGATTGTAGTGTTACTTATAGGCATTGGGACGACAGGCATTATGACCACCAGCAGGATGGCGGACAGGTCCCGGGAGACCTACGAACAGAATTTGCTGCCGATTTATCTCATTACCGAGATCCGCGGGAATAACCGGGCAATCGAATCTTTTCTGCTGGAGGATCTCATTACCAGGGATGCTGCCAAGAGTCAGGAGCTTAAGGCGGCTATTGAAACGAATATCACTACGAACAATGAACTTATAGAACAGCTCAAGACGGTTGAGTTCAGCAATGACAAAATCGCGGCTAATATCAACGAATATCTGCTTCTCCTGCCGGACTACCGCTCCCAGCGTGATAATATCATCCATCTTGCCGATAATAGTCTGAATGATGAAGGTTATCAGGTTTTCTCGGGTGGAGCATTCAGTGAATCGCGCCGGACGATGGTTAAACTGCTGGAGGATACTGCAGCTCTGTTTGTAGAGGATGCATCCGCGCATAATGAGGACACTGTAGCAAGTGCCAAGAGCTCCATCACTTTAAGCGGCATTCTGATTACCGTTGCCTGGGTTCTGAGTATTGTGATCAGCATCATGATTACCCGGTTGATTACGAAACCGCTTAAGGAACTGCAGCAGCTGATGAAGCGCGCAGAGGATGGGGATTTGACTGCCGCCGCCTCCTATCAGTCGAAGGATGAAATCGGCCAGATTAACACTTCGTTTAATACAATGCTGGAAGGTCTCCAGAATATGATGCGAGGAGTTTCCGAGAGTGCCGAGATTCTGTCGGCTTCCTCAGAGGAGATGAGCGCCAGTGCAGAACAGACGGCGCATGCTTCCCAGATGATCGCCGAGACCTCAAGTGAAATCGCTGCCGGATTCGATGTGCAGGCCGAGAGCATCGCACGTACCGCCCGGTCTGTCCGGACGATGACGTATGATATTACCGAGGCCCGGCACAGCGGCAATGAAATGAACGGTCTGATGGCACAGGCTGCCTCATCAACGGACCGGGGTGCCGAAGCGGTTGAACGGATTCTGATCCAAATGCGGGAGATTGACTCCAGTGTATCGGCAAGCCAGAGTATTGTCGGAAGTCTGGGCAGTCTGTCCGAAGAGATTAACACGATCATCACAACCATTAATGACATTGCTACCCAGACTAATCTGCTGTCACTGAATGCCTCTATTGAAGCGGCCAGAGCGGGAGAACATGGGCGGGGCTTTGCTGTGGTAGCGGGTGAAATCCGCAAGCTTGCAGAAGCTACCGGAAGAAGCTCGCTGCAGATTACGGAGATTATTACCCATATCCGCAAGCAGACTGAAAGTGCAGTGGAATCCATGGAGCTGGGCTCCGGGATTGTCTCCCATGGCGTAGCGCAGAGCGAAGTGGTCTCCGCCGCATTTACTGAGATACAGACCTCTATTCAAGCAGCCAGCGAGCAGATGGAATTGATTACGGAGGTTATCGGACATGTCGCCCAGGAATCGGAGGGCGTAACCCAGGCGATGGCCCAGGTGGATGAAATCTCGCGTAAAGGCGCCGGTGATGTTCAGGATACAAGCGCAGCGAGTGAGCAGCAGCTAACCGCTATGGGGGAGATGTCTTCCTCTGCCCAGTACCTCGCCACATTGGCCGAGGATCTGCAGAAGCATCTGGCCCGGTTCAAGCTATAG
- a CDS encoding TetR/AcrR family transcriptional regulator → MGEIEDKVRTPQQERSIRTKEAIIKAAMKLFSDKGFHQTNTKEIAAAAGVSTGSFYSYFIDKRAIFIDVLHMYGDDLLARIDASMSEINFETIGRSELILHLIDTLLLSHKAFIGYHKDLSIMYHSDEVIKQLMDAQYETGRLRTLKYLQMGQDELKTEDVEAASVIVFEAVSAIVDVISFSPQRIAVDRLKSELVNMIVHYLYK, encoded by the coding sequence ATGGGTGAAATCGAGGACAAGGTTAGAACTCCGCAGCAGGAGCGCAGTATCAGAACCAAGGAAGCCATTATCAAGGCGGCAATGAAGCTATTCTCGGACAAGGGCTTTCATCAGACCAATACCAAGGAAATCGCTGCGGCGGCCGGGGTATCCACAGGCAGCTTCTATTCCTATTTTATTGATAAAAGAGCCATATTCATCGACGTTCTCCATATGTACGGCGATGACCTTCTAGCCAGGATTGATGCTTCAATGTCAGAGATTAATTTCGAAACGATCGGCCGCTCCGAGCTGATTCTGCATCTGATAGACACCCTTCTGCTCTCGCATAAGGCGTTTATCGGATATCATAAAGATCTGAGCATCATGTACCACAGTGATGAGGTCATCAAGCAGCTGATGGATGCCCAGTATGAAACAGGCCGGCTCAGAACGCTTAAGTACCTGCAAATGGGTCAGGATGAATTGAAGACTGAAGACGTGGAGGCAGCTTCCGTGATTGTGTTCGAAGCGGTGAGCGCCATCGTCGATGTCATCTCCTTCTCCCCGCAGCGGATCGCCGTGGACCGGTTGAAGTCGGAGCTGGTCAATATGATTGTCCATTATCTGTACAAGTAG
- the qoxC gene encoding cytochrome aa3 quinol oxidase subunit III — protein MKIDASKPLEYSTEENSNKIFGFWVFLGAEIPLFATLFTVYFVMVNRFASGPSGSELFEIGPVLIETFLLLSSSFTIGLAIHAMRHGYKKAMMVFMALTLLMGLGFIGIEIDEFFTYVHEGATLQTSGFLSSLFVLLGTHGAHVSFGFLWGAGIMIQLWRHGITPATANKAFIFSLFWHFLDVVWIFIFSFVYLKGLM, from the coding sequence ATGAAAATAGATGCATCCAAGCCGCTCGAATATTCAACGGAAGAGAACAGTAACAAGATCTTCGGCTTCTGGGTCTTTCTCGGAGCTGAAATCCCTCTCTTCGCTACATTGTTTACTGTATATTTCGTAATGGTCAACCGTTTCGCCAGCGGCCCGAGCGGCAGCGAGCTGTTCGAAATCGGCCCCGTGCTGATCGAGACCTTCCTGCTGCTATCGAGTTCCTTCACGATCGGCCTGGCTATCCATGCCATGCGGCATGGTTATAAGAAAGCGATGATGGTCTTCATGGCCCTTACGCTGCTTATGGGCCTCGGCTTTATCGGTATTGAAATCGATGAGTTCTTCACTTACGTGCATGAGGGTGCGACACTGCAAACCAGCGGTTTCCTCTCCAGTCTGTTCGTACTGCTCGGAACGCATGGTGCCCACGTCAGCTTCGGCTTCCTGTGGGGAGCGGGAATCATGATTCAGCTGTGGCGCCACGGCATCACACCAGCCACCGCCAACAAAGCTTTTATCTTCTCCTTGTTCTGGCATTTCCTGGACGTTGTCTGGATCTTTATCTTCAGCTTCGTCTACCTGAAAGGACTGATGTGA
- the qoxB gene encoding cytochrome aa3 quinol oxidase subunit I, translated as MDLDKFKVHGEPLIYGAMVSIALATIGILVGLTYFKKWGYLWREWLTTVDHKKIGVMYILAALLMLFRGGVDAMMMRLQTAAPEMKFLDAQHYNEVFTTHGLIMILFMAMPFIIGLMNVIIPLQIGARDVAFPRLNAVSFWLFFMGAMLLNISFVIGGSPDAGWSAYFPLASLEFSPTVGNNYYSLALQISGIGTLITGVNFIVTILKMRAPGMKLMKMPMFTWSVLITNVIIVFAFPVLTVALALMMFDRLFGSQFFTMANGGMDMLWANLFWVWGHPEVYIVILPAFGIYSEIIATFSKKNLYGYTSMVFSMLIISLLSFLVWAHHFYTMGQGAMVNSFFSITTMAIAVPTGVKIFNWLFTLRKGRITFTTPMLYTLAFIPIFTIGGVTGVMLAMASADYQYHNTMFLVAHFHYVLIPGAVFAVIAGFHYWFPKVFGFRLNERLGKHSFWWIVISFNVTFFPLFFLGLMGMTRRTYTYSEESGFGPLNMLSFVGAVGLAIGFLLLVYNIYWSTRYMPRDTTSDPWDGRTLEWATHSPMPIYNFAIVPTVQTRDALWSAKQDNIPLYDDTKITKIHMPSNTGKPFILGVIFFILGFALVFSLWIPAILSGIGVIVMLAFMSFDRDHGYYISAEEVIATEKKLKRGEIV; from the coding sequence ATGGATTTAGACAAATTTAAGGTTCACGGCGAACCCTTGATATACGGAGCCATGGTCAGCATCGCACTTGCCACCATCGGGATTCTCGTCGGGCTTACCTATTTCAAGAAATGGGGATACCTCTGGCGTGAATGGCTTACTACTGTAGATCACAAAAAAATCGGTGTCATGTATATCCTCGCGGCGCTGCTCATGCTGTTCCGCGGCGGTGTGGACGCGATGATGATGCGTCTGCAGACGGCCGCGCCGGAAATGAAATTCCTCGATGCGCAGCATTACAATGAGGTATTTACCACGCATGGTCTAATCATGATCCTGTTCATGGCCATGCCGTTCATCATCGGTCTGATGAATGTGATCATACCGCTGCAGATCGGCGCGCGTGACGTCGCGTTCCCGCGGCTTAACGCCGTCAGCTTCTGGCTCTTCTTCATGGGGGCCATGCTGCTGAACATTTCCTTCGTTATCGGCGGATCGCCGGATGCCGGATGGTCAGCCTACTTCCCGCTGGCGAGTCTTGAATTCAGCCCGACAGTCGGTAACAACTACTACTCCCTGGCCCTGCAGATTTCCGGTATCGGGACGCTGATTACAGGGGTCAACTTTATCGTAACGATTCTCAAAATGCGTGCACCGGGCATGAAGCTGATGAAGATGCCGATGTTCACCTGGTCCGTACTCATCACCAACGTCATTATCGTCTTCGCCTTCCCGGTACTTACTGTTGCGCTTGCGCTGATGATGTTCGACCGCCTGTTCGGCTCCCAGTTCTTCACGATGGCCAACGGCGGGATGGATATGCTCTGGGCCAATCTGTTCTGGGTATGGGGTCATCCCGAGGTCTATATCGTTATTCTGCCGGCCTTCGGTATTTATAGCGAAATTATTGCGACCTTCTCCAAAAAGAACCTGTACGGATATACCTCAATGGTATTCAGTATGCTGATTATCTCGCTCCTGTCCTTCCTCGTATGGGCTCACCATTTCTATACGATGGGTCAAGGCGCCATGGTCAACAGCTTCTTCTCGATTACCACAATGGCCATTGCCGTACCTACAGGGGTTAAAATATTCAACTGGCTGTTCACCCTGCGAAAAGGCAGGATTACCTTCACAACGCCAATGCTGTATACGCTCGCCTTTATTCCGATTTTCACCATCGGCGGGGTAACGGGTGTCATGCTCGCAATGGCCAGTGCCGATTACCAGTATCACAACACGATGTTCCTTGTGGCGCATTTCCACTATGTGCTCATTCCGGGTGCCGTGTTCGCCGTCATCGCCGGATTCCATTACTGGTTCCCTAAAGTGTTCGGCTTCCGCCTGAACGAACGGCTCGGTAAGCATTCCTTCTGGTGGATCGTGATTTCTTTCAACGTAACCTTCTTCCCGCTGTTCTTCCTGGGTCTGATGGGAATGACACGCCGGACGTATACCTATTCCGAGGAATCAGGCTTCGGTCCGCTTAATATGCTGTCCTTCGTAGGGGCAGTCGGCTTGGCTATCGGATTCCTGCTGCTGGTCTACAATATTTACTGGAGCACACGTTATATGCCTAGAGACACAACAAGTGATCCATGGGATGGACGGACACTTGAATGGGCTACACATAGCCCGATGCCGATCTACAACTTCGCCATTGTACCTACTGTGCAGACCCGCGATGCCTTGTGGTCCGCGAAGCAGGACAATATTCCGCTCTATGATGACACAAAAATAACCAAGATCCATATGCCTAGCAATACCGGCAAGCCATTCATTCTGGGCGTAATCTTCTTCATCCTGGGATTCGCCCTGGTATTCAGCCTATGGATTCCGGCTATCCTCTCGGGTATCGGTGTCATTGTCATGCTGGCCTTCATGTCCTTCGACCGTGACCACGGCTACTATATTTCGGCTGAAGAGGTTATCGCTACAGAAAAGAAATTGAAGCGGGGTGAGATTGTATGA
- a CDS encoding ABC transporter ATP-binding protein — protein sequence MEILKAEQVSFRYPEEDRDSLHELSFTIEEGEFVVLCGPSGGGKTTLLRHLKRELAPVGMFSGSLTFKGQPLPDLPAAVAAGEIGMVFQNPDAQIVMDTVWHELAFSMENLGIPPAVMRTRLAEICGLFGLEPLLYQSVHELSGGQKQLLNLASVLLLQPKVLLLDEPTSQLDPVAAREFIMALQRLNEEMSVTVIISEHRLEEVLPLADRVLMLEGGRLVADAGPRAFAQLAGGAEFASRQAYLPAASRLYLALSTEAETAAPENIPLTVREGKRWLYSLTAGAGVNAANPSVNTAAIAAPGVSGTVAGDIVPAYSGADPAVHSSGPSVNVSRERSKLAPDTGTPYNSAAAPVTYPPGAFGPGGPESPVNLPASSAEILLSCRELTFRYDKEGREVLRKLSLTLKRGELLAVMGGNGAGKSTLLHVLSGLMKPQRGKAELSKGSTTGLLAQNPLLYFSYDTVAEELQHMAQYAGVSLEEAGREIDALLEVFRLREVLQSHPHDLSGGQQQQTALAMMMLLKPDILLLDEPTKGLDPAAKDRLAALLQQLRGQGASILIVTHDVEFAAKYASRCALLFDGSITAEGAPAEFFSSNYFYTTTVNRMVRDLLPQALTIEDVIQTWSGSAHPC from the coding sequence ATGGAGATCCTCAAAGCGGAACAAGTATCCTTCCGCTATCCTGAAGAAGACAGAGACTCGCTCCATGAGCTCTCGTTCACAATAGAAGAAGGCGAATTCGTAGTGCTCTGCGGTCCGTCAGGCGGCGGCAAAACGACACTGCTGCGCCATCTGAAACGCGAGCTTGCCCCGGTAGGCATGTTCAGCGGAAGCCTGACATTTAAAGGGCAGCCCCTGCCCGATCTTCCGGCAGCCGTTGCCGCAGGGGAGATCGGAATGGTCTTCCAGAACCCGGATGCGCAGATCGTGATGGATACCGTCTGGCATGAGCTGGCCTTCTCTATGGAGAATCTGGGGATACCGCCTGCAGTGATGCGTACCCGGCTGGCTGAGATCTGTGGATTATTCGGGCTGGAGCCGCTGCTCTACCAATCCGTGCATGAGCTGTCCGGCGGGCAAAAGCAGCTGCTCAATCTGGCCTCGGTGCTGCTGCTTCAGCCCAAGGTGCTGCTGCTGGATGAGCCGACCTCACAGCTTGACCCTGTAGCTGCCCGGGAATTCATTATGGCGCTGCAGCGGCTGAACGAGGAAATGTCAGTGACGGTAATCATCAGCGAACACCGGCTGGAGGAGGTGCTGCCGTTGGCCGACCGTGTGCTGATGCTGGAGGGCGGCAGGCTGGTGGCAGATGCAGGTCCGCGTGCTTTCGCCCAGCTTGCCGGAGGTGCGGAATTCGCCTCGCGTCAGGCTTATCTGCCGGCAGCTTCGCGGCTATATCTGGCGCTGTCAACGGAAGCGGAGACAGCCGCGCCGGAGAATATCCCGCTGACTGTGCGCGAGGGCAAACGCTGGCTGTATTCTCTGACTGCTGGAGCGGGAGTGAATGCCGCTAATCCCAGCGTAAATACAGCGGCTATAGCTGCACCAGGAGTATCCGGTACAGTCGCCGGTGACATTGTGCCTGCTTATTCCGGCGCAGACCCCGCTGTACACTCTTCAGGACCATCTGTTAACGTCTCCCGCGAACGGTCTAAACTAGCTCCGGATACTGGCACTCCCTACAATTCAGCCGCTGCTCCCGTTACTTATCCACCTGGAGCCTTCGGCCCGGGCGGGCCGGAGTCACCCGTGAACCTTCCTGCATCCTCCGCAGAAATTCTGCTCAGCTGCCGGGAGCTTACCTTCCGCTACGACAAGGAAGGCCGGGAGGTGCTGAGGAAGCTCTCACTAACGCTGAAGCGGGGAGAGCTTCTGGCGGTTATGGGCGGGAACGGTGCCGGGAAGTCGACCCTGCTGCATGTACTGAGCGGCCTGATGAAGCCGCAGCGCGGCAAGGCCGAGCTGTCCAAGGGGAGTACAACCGGGCTTCTGGCCCAGAATCCGCTGCTCTATTTCAGCTATGATACTGTGGCCGAGGAACTGCAGCATATGGCGCAGTATGCCGGGGTATCCCTGGAAGAAGCCGGGCGGGAAATAGATGCCCTGCTGGAAGTCTTCCGGCTCCGCGAGGTACTGCAGAGCCATCCGCATGATCTCAGCGGCGGGCAGCAGCAGCAGACCGCGCTTGCTATGATGATGCTGCTGAAGCCGGATATCCTGCTGCTGGATGAGCCGACTAAAGGGCTTGACCCGGCAGCCAAAGACAGGCTGGCTGCTCTGCTCCAGCAACTGCGCGGGCAGGGGGCCAGTATTCTGATCGTAACGCATGATGTGGAGTTTGCCGCTAAATATGCTTCCCGCTGTGCGCTGCTGTTTGACGGCAGCATAACAGCGGAAGGGGCGCCGGCAGAGTTCTTCAGCAGTAATTACTTCTATACTACGACAGTCAACCGTATGGTCCGGGACTTACTGCCGCAGGCATTGACGATAGAGGATGTGATTCAAACATGGTCCGGTTCCGCGCACCCCTGCTGA
- a CDS encoding ECF transporter S component gives MVRFRAPLLIALGLFVAGLALTAALKDHHYILLSLVLLLAALLPMFLRLERRQLASRELVLLAVLSAIAAVSRIPFAALPSVKPVSAVVILSAYVFGAEAGFVIGAVAALVSNIYFGQGPWTPWQMFAWGMTGLTAGWLRNTWWMKNRTGLLIFGFIWGFLFGWIMNLWVILSLPDAFSWGLVAATYGASFYFDLAHAISNVFFLAILAGGWTKVLKRFRKKYGLLQE, from the coding sequence ATGGTCCGGTTCCGCGCACCCCTGCTGATTGCTCTGGGATTATTTGTGGCTGGCCTTGCGCTAACAGCGGCGCTGAAAGACCATCATTATATACTGCTCAGCCTGGTGCTGCTGCTGGCGGCGCTGCTGCCGATGTTTCTCCGTCTGGAGCGCCGCCAGCTGGCATCCCGAGAACTGGTACTGCTGGCCGTATTATCTGCTATTGCTGCGGTCAGCCGGATTCCTTTTGCCGCATTGCCAAGTGTCAAGCCCGTGTCTGCCGTTGTCATTCTGTCCGCTTATGTCTTCGGGGCAGAGGCAGGGTTCGTCATCGGTGCAGTGGCGGCGCTGGTCTCGAATATCTACTTCGGCCAGGGCCCCTGGACACCATGGCAGATGTTCGCCTGGGGGATGACCGGACTTACGGCGGGCTGGCTGCGCAATACCTGGTGGATGAAGAACCGGACCGGGCTGCTGATCTTCGGTTTTATCTGGGGATTCCTGTTCGGCTGGATTATGAATCTCTGGGTTATTCTCAGTCTTCCGGATGCGTTCAGCTGGGGGCTTGTGGCAGCGACCTATGGAGCCAGCTTTTATTTTGACCTGGCCCATGCTATATCCAATGTCTTCTTTCTGGCTATTCTGGCTGGAGGATGGACTAAAGTGCTGAAGAGATTTCGCAAGAAGTATGGACTGCTTCAAGAGTGA
- a CDS encoding polysaccharide deacetylase has translation MPIKKIMLLFLSLFLVTVLVQIPANAEGKTNVLKLGINDKLSGIEAVSVKGTYYVPLRALADELKWTLTGLTDGVLVSGGSGSLTLQGDAGAVLKDGTVVPVSTFLQDGKLMVPLKVSGYLGYIISFAGDKYLLRVKDGSAGLTDEAYVTKYAAELKPVETAPAEPEPSAEPGKPGQTVYLTFDDGPSATTSQLLDILSKYEVQATFFMLGNNMSKYPNQVKRIVKEDYGLGLHGMTHRKEKFYASPAAALAEMSGDNAVLKKLTGATTSLIRPPYGSKPYFTKSFRDKVLGQGYHLWDWNVDSNDWRYKEDSDKIYNTVMGQVRTLKKSKTNPVILMHDQKATLKVLPRLLEALKKEGYTFQVITKDMEPVNFWKDKR, from the coding sequence GTGCCTATTAAAAAAATAATGTTGTTATTCCTCTCTTTATTCCTGGTTACGGTTCTTGTACAGATCCCTGCTAACGCTGAAGGTAAGACTAATGTACTGAAGCTCGGGATCAACGATAAATTGAGCGGTATAGAAGCCGTGTCTGTAAAAGGCACTTATTATGTCCCGCTGCGTGCTCTAGCTGATGAATTAAAATGGACGCTTACCGGTCTAACCGACGGAGTTCTGGTGTCGGGCGGCTCCGGGTCGCTGACTTTGCAGGGCGATGCCGGCGCTGTGCTCAAAGATGGTACAGTGGTGCCTGTGAGCACTTTTTTGCAGGACGGTAAACTTATGGTTCCGCTGAAAGTAAGCGGGTATCTTGGGTATATCATATCCTTTGCGGGGGATAAATATTTACTCCGGGTGAAGGACGGCTCAGCGGGACTTACAGATGAAGCTTATGTCACCAAGTATGCAGCTGAACTGAAACCTGTGGAGACAGCCCCGGCGGAGCCTGAACCATCCGCTGAACCCGGCAAGCCGGGACAAACCGTGTATCTTACTTTTGATGACGGCCCGTCGGCGACGACTTCCCAGCTACTGGATATCTTAAGCAAGTATGAGGTGCAGGCAACCTTCTTCATGCTGGGAAATAACATGAGCAAATATCCTAACCAGGTGAAGCGGATTGTGAAGGAAGACTACGGCCTGGGGCTTCATGGCATGACACACCGTAAGGAGAAATTCTATGCTTCCCCGGCTGCGGCGCTTGCGGAAATGTCGGGTGACAATGCTGTCCTCAAGAAACTGACGGGCGCTACTACATCGCTAATCCGGCCGCCTTATGGCAGCAAGCCCTATTTCACCAAGTCTTTCCGGGATAAGGTGCTTGGACAAGGCTATCATCTCTGGGACTGGAATGTGGACTCGAATGACTGGAGATATAAAGAGGACAGTGACAAGATCTACAATACAGTAATGGGGCAGGTTCGCACGCTGAAGAAGTCGAAGACGAATCCGGTTATTCTAATGCATGATCAGAAGGCCACCCTCAAGGTGCTGCCGCGTCTGCTAGAAGCGCTTAAGAAGGAAGGCTACACCTTCCAAGTCATTACGAAAGATATGGAGCCGGTGAATTTCTGGAAGGATAAACGGTGA